Genomic segment of Lepus europaeus isolate LE1 chromosome 6, mLepTim1.pri, whole genome shotgun sequence:
acgaagaggaagaggaaggagatgaCTGCTTTCATGGCTCCCATGTGGGCTTCAGTGCTGGGGTCTCTATATCCTGTGGAATTGAGCTGCATCTTTCTGGTGTGTCTCCACAGAGAGAGGATCAAGAGGAGAAATGAGATCAGGGATGCAGAGAAGGGGAGCAGCGTCAACAGGTTGAGATAGATCTTAGTAGAAGCATATCCAGCTTTTTGTACTCTGCATCTCAATGTtatgtttgttttcctctttgtcttgACACAACGCCTGAAGTCATCATTCAAATTCTCAGTGACTGGAAGGCTAATAAACACAGAGAGGGCCACACACCCCAGGAGAATCCCGGGAATCATTCTGTCAATTCTCCACTTCATCCAGAGAAAAAGGGGGTGGAAGAAATTAGCTATCTTGAGGAAATAGAAAATGCTGAGGCATGTGGCAAACCAAACATTTAAATGGTTAGTTAGGGTCCAGAAGAAGTCAATAATTCTCATTTCTTTACCAGTGGCATAGACATCTGGATACAGCACCAACATAAAGCAATCTAAGAGTATCACACACAACAGCCAAAATCTGGATATGGCCAGACTCGTGAGGATTAAATCAATGGAGGCAATCTTCCTGCTCTTGACCCAGTCCATGCAGTTCACCAATCCAATAAATGTGTTTCCCAAGATCCCCACTGAAAACTCTCCAGCTGCTATAAGCATTAAAGTATTCATTACCTCTTTTGTTGTAGTCTGTCTTGTGATGGAGAATGGAATGATAGCTGAAGATGGTAGCTGTCTTCATTAAATTCTAATCACCCTTGACAAACCATGTGGTTGTGATCCTTGCTCTGGCCACTGTACGGCCATTTACATTCTCAGCAGGTTGTACTTTTCCACATACGGTTTATTAGGCTGAGCTACTGTTTGCAAAAATGCAAATTGGGGCAATTCCATTTCATGGTCCTGCAGTTTTTTTCTGAACTATGATGAAggagctatgttttttttttttttttttttttttttttttttagaaaggactattaattacctttatatttgtcccttttatttaaaatgttttcaaggacACTTCAGGATAATTGTGATGGCATCCTCGGTATTTATGTATGTCCAAACTCAGCAAACTGTACACTGAACATGTGCAGTTCTTTGTATATAAATAATGcctcaataaagtctgtgaaaaataagatttttctcaAAAGTAGTTTTATATAACAGAAATGAGTGCATAAAATACTTTATTccattctctttcttccccctcaTCAAATTGCACCAGAATCTGTAGACCCCCAACTCTTCCTCCTAATAGAAGATTGTGGATTAAATTTATCACTTCTTTTTAGGCTAACAAACTATTTCTTGGTTTGAACTGGCTTTTTCCAATTTTGAGTTACTGAGAAGCATTTTACTGTATACTATTTAAATGGAATAATCTTGTGTACTCAGACCTCCTTGGAAATGCATATCTTCTCACATCTTTCCTTAAAGGACAGATTTTTCATTCTCAAGATGTAGCTATGAATTTTGAGCAAACTGTGTGATGATGTAGCCATGTTCTGAGGCTATGTGCTTTCCTCTGATCTTGGAAAAGATCATTGACCACAACACAAAATTTCTATTTCATGTATACTCCGATAAATAAGTTTATAGTAACTTGTTTTTGCCTATGTGATTTTTAGAGGACCTTTTGTTTTGTGTTAGAAAATAAGTGTAATTTTGTGCATGTTGAAGAAGACTGAAAGTTATGTTAAGTAGGTTAAGTATAGTCTAAAAAAATTCTCTAGAGAGCAGTTTGTCACAAGCCTACTACCTTGAAACCCTACTTACTGTGATCACTGGAGATACTTGAAACAttggaaagacagaaaatgaaacatGGAAGAAAACACTCCAGACTATTAGGGTGAGACCCTTCCAGGAATACTACccctataaaatatttatttcagataaacctgcataaaaataaaaagttcatccCAGCACAGAATTTCAGGTACTT
This window contains:
- the LOC133762176 gene encoding taste receptor type 2 member 7-like; amino-acid sequence: MRKIFRKTGYIERRYQTISVLPIVTSRQTTTKEVMNTLMLIAAGEFSVGILGNTFIGLVNCMDWVKSRKIASIDLILTSLAISRFWLLCVILLDCFMLVLYPDVYATGKEMRIIDFFWTLTNHLNVWFATCLSIFYFLKIANFFHPLFLWMKWRIDRMIPGILLGCVALSVFISLPVTENLNDDFRRCVKTKRKTNITLRCRVQKAGYASTKIYLNLLTLLPFSASLISFLLLILSLWRHTRKMQLNSTGYRDPSTEAHMGAMKAVISFLFLFVTYYLAFLIATSSYFLPETELAVIWGELIALIYPSSHSFILILGNKKLRQASVRLLWKVKCTLK